A stretch of Mustelus asterias chromosome 24, sMusAst1.hap1.1, whole genome shotgun sequence DNA encodes these proteins:
- the LOC144511121 gene encoding E3 SUMO-protein ligase ZBED1-like yields the protein MLRECAAQLESDEDQDVHSFAGVTESCTALAEDELSMVLQSYHLARDGSAGSRRRKGNELDYRRASPVSCQEKTQTWEFFKKLNERCVECSLCRKQLCYHNSMTSLREHLRRKHNLSELDLRQSQDDCSSSSESMGQEPEVKKNKPVTLSELVLHDARPCSEKREEVISDLILGVVFRDLQPLTVINNEGFKRLLGFLEPSYKIPSSMLLASSLRHKYTLAKLQLEHYLHSVPSLTLSTDTWTSQSKQTYLTVVGHFIDCRWRLARCVLRTTPQHNPAPDYIGEVLYSVISEFGISCKAVSCVVHDSAGSLLSSSRLLQERFGWSSLCCAGRMLQLCIKLGLQVEQVQHTLSVARRIVNHFVHSARASAELSAKLAEMNRERLALVVDTATRWSSTFDMCERLLELRWAVSMVLEEDRTGSLPVQNLSDHQWKLLQDLLPILKTLKVASSFLTEEQNASVSSLVPCLHGVMTALVHHHGDPGCIVRTVSAKIRTEIAKRWNLPNDDVMMESPAIVASFLDPRFKDLRFLTADTRDKVHSKVKNLLSSAVSSPQSHSSGSSSDEHGSREHELDGKHRDRKGSHKLGQCEYDLLFGEDPTERMPEIHQQLESYLAEPLRKRNTNPFEWWKNNEHRFPAVANLARQYLAIPATSVSATTAFFCSNSIPDQTRSALLPDDIDQILFLHKNFDYIESLKRFRQ from the exons ATGCTGCGGGAGTGTGCGGCTCAACTGGAATCTGACGAGGACCAGGACGTCCATTCCTTCGCTGGGGTGACTGAATCCTGTACTGCGTTAGCTGAAG ACGAGCTCTCCATGGTTCTGCAGTCCTACCACCTGGCCCGGGATGGGAGTGCGGGGTCCCGAAGGAGAAAGGGAAACGAGCTGGACTACAGACGCGCCTCGCCCGTCAGCTGCCAGGAGAAGACACAGACCTGGGAGTTCTTTAAGAAGTTGAACGAGCGCTGCGTGGAGTGCAGCCTCTGCCGCAAGCAGCTGTGCTACCACAACAGCATGACCAGCCTGCGAGAACACCTGAGACGCAAACACAACCTCAGCGAGCTCGACCTCCGCCAGTCCCAGGACGACTGCTCCTCGTCCTCCGAGTCCATGGGGCAGGAGCCCGAGGTGAAGAAGAATAAGCCGGTGACCCTCTCGGAACTGGTGCTGCACGATGCCAGACCCTGCTCGGAGAAGAGAGAGGAGGTGATCAGTGACCTGATTCTGGGGGTGGTCTTCCGAGACCTCCAGCCTCTCACCGTCATCAATAACGAGGGTTTCAAGAGGCTACTCGGCTTCCTGGAGCCCAGTTATAAAATACCGTCAAGCATGCTCTTAGCCAGTAGCCTGAGACACAAGTACACTCTCGCCAAGCTCCAATTGGAGCACTACCTCCACTCAGTCCCTTCTCTGACTCTGTCCACCGATACCTGGACCTCACAGAGCAAACAGACCTATCTCACGGTGGTGGGCCACTTCATTGACTGCCGCTGGCGCCTGGCTCGCTGTGTCCTCAGGACAACCCCGCAGCACAACCCGGCGCCAGACTACATCGGCGAGGTGCTCTACTCGGTCATCAGCGAGTTTGGCATCTCCTGCAAAGCGGTGAGCTGCGTGGTGCACGACAGCGCGGGCAGCCTGCTGAGCAGCTCCCGCCTACTGCAGGAGCGTTTCGGCTGGTCCAGCCTCTGCTGCGCCGGACGCATGCTGCAGCTGTGCATCAAGCTGGGGCTGCAGGTGGAGCAGGTGCAGCACACGCTGAGCGTGGCCCGACGCATCGTCAACCACTTTGTGCACAGCGCCCGGGCGAGCGCCGAGCTCAGCGCCAAGCTGGCCGAGATGAACAGAGAGAGGCTGGCGCTGGTGGTGGACACGGCCACCCGCTGGAGCAGCACCTTCGACATGTGCGAGAGGCTGCTGGAGCTGCGCTGGGCGGTGAGCATGGTGCTGGAGGAGGACCGAACCGGCAGCCTGCCTGTTCAAAACCTGTCCGACCACCAGTGGAAGCTTCTGCAGGATCTGCTGCCCATCCTGAAGACTCTTAAAGTGGCGTCATCCTTCCTCACCGAAGAGCAAAACGCCTCTGTGTCCTCCTTGGTCCCCTGTCTCCATGGGGTGATGACCGCCCTCGTGCATCACCACGGTGACCCAGGCTGCATCGTCAGGACGGTGAGCGCAAAGATCAGGACGGAGATAGCCAAACGCTGGAATCTCCCCAACGATGATGTGATGATGGAAAGTCCGGCCATCGTGGCCTCCTTCTTAGACCCTCGATTCAAAGACCTTCGCTTCCTCACTGCCGACACGCGTGACAAGGTGCACAGCAAGGTGAAGAACCTGCTGTCCAGTGCTGTGAGCAGCCCTCAGTCCCACTCCTCCGGCTCCTCCTCGGACGAGCACGGCTCCAGAGAGCACGAGCTGGACGGCAAACACCGGGATCGCAAGGGGAGCCACAAACTCGGCCAGTGCGAGTACGACCTCCTGTTCGGGGAGGACCCCACCGAGCGGATGCCGGAGATCCACCAGCAGCTGGAGAGTTACCTCGCTGAGCCTCTGCGTAAACGCAACACCAACCCCTTCGAGTGGTGGAAGAACAACGAGCATCGCTTCCCAGCCGTGGCTAACCTGGCCCGACAGTACCTTGCCATTCCCGCCACATCCGTGTCAGCCACCACTGCGTTCTTCTGTTCCAATAGTATCCCGGACCAGACCAGGTCGGCACTGCTGCCAGACGACATCGATCAGATTCTGTTCTTGCATAAAAACTTTGATTATATCGAATCACTGAAGAGATTCAGACAGTGA
- the LOC144511123 gene encoding LOW QUALITY PROTEIN: pygopus homolog 2-like (The sequence of the model RefSeq protein was modified relative to this genomic sequence to represent the inferred CDS: inserted 1 base in 1 codon) has translation CLLSAGANGGGTQLKSPEKKKRKSNAQAAQFSHLSEFAPPPTPMVDHLVASNPFDDDFTPPKGGAPSAAFFGNPAAAYGAYRPQSTHLHPAFNAGPQAMRRQTPHHFPPGQLGAPFGLPQTPGFGQPGGMNFGGSPFGSAIGQTFSPPXGQPLHPGPPGPSPGANFGAMLPPGLGQPPPRGEMMPGPGPVPSPAAGPPLGPKFIQLPGPFNPGARGNPGFAKGAVGPPGAASFPSPERSYPPTEEASKNFHRPGNAFNPPGEHSGSPTGVNGNQAGFNPAPAAGGPTDGGSFPPGAKSGGAGAGHRPSSDPVYPCGFCLNEVNDDQDAILCEASCQKWFHRECTGMTETAYGLLTTETAAVWACDFCLKSKEIQSVYLRENLGQPVATDA, from the exons TGTTTGCTTAGCGCAGGTGCGAACGGTGGCGGAACTCAGCTGAAGAGTCCAGAGAAGAAGAAGCGAAAATCGAATGCACAG GCCGCCCAGTTCTCGCACCTCTCCGAgttcgcccctccccccacaccgatggTGGATCACCTCGTGGCCTCGAACCCCTTCGACGATGATTTCACCCCCCCCAAGGGGGGGGCGCCCTCGGCCGCTTTCTTCGGCAACCCGGCGGCGGCCTACGGAGCCTACCGGCCGCAGTCGACCCACCTGCACCCCGCCTTCAACGCCGGACCCCAGGCCATGAGGCGGCAGACGCCGCACCACTTCCCTCCCGGCCAGCTGGGGGCGCCCTTCGGCCTGCCCCAGACCCCGGGCTTCGGGCAGCCGGGGGGCATGAACTTTGGGGGCTCCCCCTTTGGCTCCGCCATCGGTCAGACTTTCAGCCCTC CCGGCCAGCCCCTTCACCCGGGCCCTCCCGGTCCGTCCCCGGGCGCCAACTTCGGCGCCATGCTGCCCCCTGGACTGGGGCAGCCGCCGCCGCGGGGCGAGATGATGCCAGGCCCCGGGCCGGTGCCCAGTCCGGCCGCCGGCCCCCCGCTGGGGCCCAAGTTCATCCAGCTGCCAGGGCCCTTTAACCCGGGTGCCCGTGGCAACCCGGGTTTCGCTAAGGGCGCCGTAGGCCCGCCCGGCGCCGCCTCCTTCCCCAGCCCGGAGAGGAGCTACCCGCCCACGGAGGAGGCGTCCAAGAACTTTCACCGACCCGGCAACGCCTTCAACCCCCCCGGCGAGCACTCGGGGTCCCCGACGGGCGTCAACGGCAACCAGGCCGGCTTCAACCCCGCCCCGGCCGCCGGGGGCCCAACCGACGGCGGCAGCTTCCCCCCCGGCGCcaagagtgggggggcgggggccgggCACCGGCCCTCCTCGGACCCCGTCTACCCCTGCGGCTTCTGCCTCAACGAGGTGAATGACGACCAGGACGCCATCCTGTGCGAGGCCTCCTGCCAGAAGTGGTTCCACCGGGAGTGCACGGGGATGACGGAGACGGCCTACGGCCTCCTGACCACCGAGACGGCTGCCGTCTGGGCCTGCGACTTCTGCCTCAAGAGCAAGGAGATCCAGTCGGTGTACCTGCGGGAGAACCTGGGCCAGCCGGTGGCCACCGATGCCTGA